In the genome of Pempheris klunzingeri isolate RE-2024b chromosome 20, fPemKlu1.hap1, whole genome shotgun sequence, the window TGCTTCCCAGAACCAGAAATGCCATGAAGTGCTGGGCCAAGAGGTGCCTGTGGAGGAAAGCCTCCAACGGCTTGGTGACGATCCCCTTCACCATTAGCAGACAGTTCACCGGCTGGGAAAGGCAGAAGATCAACTCCGCCATGAAGGCCTTCCACAGCAGAACCTGCCTTCGCTTCGTCCCTCGTCAGAACCAGTACGACTACATCAGCATCGAGAACAGAGCcggatgtttctctgctctgggCAGAACGGGAGGCAGACAGGTCCTCTCTCTCAACAGACAGGGCTGCCTTCACTATGGCATCGTCCAGCACGAAATCAACCACGCTCTGGGATTCCAGCATGAGCAGACCAGGAGCGACCGTGACCGCTACGTCCGAATCAACTGGCAGAACATCAACCCGCGGATGGCCTACAACTTCTACAGGCAGGATACCAACAACCTGAACACTCCCTACGACTACTCCTCCATCATGCACTATGGAAGAACAGCTTTCTCCATCCAGTACGGCAGGGATTCCATCACCCCCATCCCCAACGCCAACGTCCAGATTGGCCAGAGAAAAGGCATGTCCCGCTGGGACATCACGAGGATTAACAGGCTCTACGGCTGCTAACAACAATGGTTCTGAGGCCTGATTGAGAATAAACGGtttagcaaaacaaacaagttcAATTGCAAATGTAACAAATTCACATGATCTTTCCAGTGATTTGAATGTCAAAAGCTAATAAAACCTATGCAACCCAAGCCatagatttctgtttctctcactgtaTTTTTCAGTATGTTTGGACGGGTTGAAGTCAGagtaaatgtctaaaatgtttgTAACAAGGCTAAttcaaatagaaacaaaaaataaagttggTTAACAGCAGAGTTTGGCAGTTGAGTATTTTTCAACACAGACTGTTGAGTAAGATCAACTACTGGGAAGATTTATCAGTCTTCATTCTCCTTAATTCTCTTTTGATGCTGCCTTATTTCCTTCCTTGTTTCTTCCTTTCCCTCCATAAAGTAGCTCTACTTTATTGCGCCCATGTTTATTCTGTCTTTACTAGTAAATTATTTTCACTCTCACCTCCCTGCAGCTGTGTAATGTCCACCTGAGgcctttccaaaaccaaaaacactggagcaaAGGGGTGAAAAATGGGTGAAACCCTGTGTTTTCTGCTAAACTAACATTAGTGTGTCTGGCTGACTAGTTTCTTACAAGAGTTACCAGGTGACACCTCCAAGTCAGAAAGGTACGACATCATTAGCTACTATATTATTTTGCAGGGTCACAGGTCATGTTAGAAAAAGCCCTCTTAGGACCGACACATTCACGAGAGCTGGTGCAACACCAGTCCTGGACACCACTAACCGCCACACCACAGTTTAAGGTAATGTCAGCAGGTCTGTCCTGCTGTGTACTCAATTGAAGCAAGTTTTTTGAGATGACTTTGCTaggattaaaataattttctacattttcaaagCCTATTCTcgtgtaaaactgaaacatctgaaaatTATTACAGAAAACGTAACCACTGTTACTGGTTCATAAAAGGCATTCTGGATGAAACAGAGTATAAAATGCATACGTGCAGTTCAAGGCTGGAAAGCTGCATGggtgtagcaacagtaactaagtgGGTTGGGGCTTTGTGAAGGGTTAATCTTTCTTTCTGTGGGGGGGCAGGGCTTTATGGTCTCTACCCTTCTGTCCTTTTCACATTGGATGtcactttacaaaataaaactcaacaattcaagaaaaaaagagtagtGCTGCACCGGGTCAAGGAAAATGGTGGTAGAGATGTTGGTGTGAAAAATCAGGTGCTCTTCAAGGATAAGGCCGATAATACGATGAAAGTAAAGAACTACGACTGTCCAGCTAACGTTGATGGAAGTCCATGTTGTAGAATGGAAGGCGATGAGAAATTCAAGGCACTCTGACGTTGAAAACCACCATCAGCTAAACCATCCGAGTGCATGGGGTTTTTCATTGACTGCCGTTCTACAAAATGGACTTCCAGCTACACAAAGCTGGACAGTCataattctatattttcatcTAAATAGCTCAATCTTGGTTTTACGTAGCCTTGATCATGTGGCATCTTACTGTTTGAAGAAACTATAAGTTGTCTAGTTACACATGACCCCCCAGGAGGTCTCAAGTGCTTTACGAAGATGTGTTTGGGGGACATGAGAGAATGTCACTGGGACCAAAGGGGTGGATAAATGAACGCTGAAAACAAATCTCAGTGTATTATCTATAATGAAGTTATTACGACCTGCACTGAGCACGTTCCTTCCTTGAGGGTCCAGAGGCTGTGTAAGTTATTCTGTCCCAATAGGAAAGCCCTCTCTTTAAAGTCTCGTTGTAGCCACCAGCCCAAACACCCGTGTGCACATCaactaaaaaggaaaaaaagacacacacaaaaaaagtgaaggaaaaaaacccCAGGACTTTTTGCTCCATGTCCCGGATACTGTGGGACTGGACTGGCTATCTGGTGACCACCTCTGCCAAATCCAACCCCAAATCACTCAGTCAGTCTCCTTCATCAATCCACTTCAATACTCAACTGCTCAACCCCTCTCACAGGTCCACTTCCATTAAAGTTCCTTGAAAACGTTATCTTCATTTTCTTGTCCTCTATGTGTCTTTTGATTTCTTGCTGTAACAACTACACATGCAgaaatacacatatacaaacacatacaaactcacacacaaagcctACCCGCAGTGTCCACCAACTCTTACACCACACATTCATACCAACACATTAACCAATGTATTTTCATTGCTTACATACAAGACTCCTCTGTTATGTTTTGTTACAccaacaaaagtttaaaaaagacaCATCCCATCCCACAAACCAGCCATGTCTGTCCATCTAATGTCCAGAGACAACAAACCACGTTGACATAGAAGGTTTGTCGATGGAGTCCTCCCTTCACAGGTTTGTTTAGATGTAGCACGGTGGACCCCAAGCCCTAATCCTCTGGCAGACACACCTAAAGAGGAGAGTATAAAGAGCCTGGACTGATGTGTCGTGGGTCAAGCCTCAAGGAGTCTCTCCACTGTAGCTCCCCATAGAAGCTCCGTAGCCATCAGACTCACCCTGAAGATGACTCCCtctgtcagcctgctgctgctgctcctgctcggCCTCTCTAAGGCCTCTCCTGTCATGGAGGAAGAAAGTGGAGCAGAGGCCGAATGGGACGAAGCGGACGAAGGGGATGAAGGGGAGGAA includes:
- the LOC139219503 gene encoding high choriolytic enzyme 1-like isoform X1, which produces MTPSVSLLLLLLLGLSKASPVMEEESGAEAEWDEADEGDEGEEDDTVDISTRILATNNGTNEILLEGDLLLPRTRNAMKCWAKRCLWRKASNGLVTIPFTISRQFTGWERQKINSAMKAFHSRTCLRFVPRQNQYDYISIENRAGCFSALGRTGGRQVLSLNRQGCLHYGIVQHEINHALGFQHEQTRSDRDRYVRINWQNINPRMAYNFYRQDTNNLNTPYDYSSIMHYGRTAFSIQYGRDSITPIPNANVQIGQRKGMSRWDITRINRLYGC
- the LOC139219503 gene encoding high choriolytic enzyme 1-like isoform X2; this translates as MTPSVSLLLLLLLGLSKASPVMEEERDEGEEDDTVDISTRILATNNGTNEILLEGDLLLPRTRNAMKCWAKRCLWRKASNGLVTIPFTISRQFTGWERQKINSAMKAFHSRTCLRFVPRQNQYDYISIENRAGCFSALGRTGGRQVLSLNRQGCLHYGIVQHEINHALGFQHEQTRSDRDRYVRINWQNINPRMAYNFYRQDTNNLNTPYDYSSIMHYGRTAFSIQYGRDSITPIPNANVQIGQRKGMSRWDITRINRLYGC